A single bacterium DNA region contains:
- a CDS encoding PorV/PorQ family protein, which yields MENAKWKMLAVIILLGYSLNVDAAIYKKAGTTVGQVLEFGVGARACAMGEAFTGLADDFSAFYWNPAGIAQIEDLEFNFMHNDWFQGIRYELVSTVLPLEEELGAMGLSIIVLKADDIVGRDTNGNFTSNFEAKDSVMSLSFGQRWNDKILIGATIKRINLHIENEGGTQFAFDAGGLYKFQNTDLTLGAVVQNIGKKIKFIEKEERLPLNFKLGILYKMLEKRVLLTSDLSKSIDRALKLNLGTEIIINSITKFRFGYNSTNDADNGFTAGIGLKIKDIIELDYAYIPYGELGDSQRISLTTKFKVE from the coding sequence ATGGAAAATGCAAAATGGAAAATGTTAGCGGTTATTATTCTTCTTGGTTATTCTTTAAATGTAGATGCCGCAATTTATAAAAAGGCAGGGACAACTGTTGGTCAGGTGTTAGAATTTGGTGTTGGAGCAAGGGCTTGTGCTATGGGTGAGGCATTTACCGGACTGGCAGATGATTTTAGCGCCTTCTACTGGAATCCCGCAGGTATTGCTCAAATTGAAGATTTAGAGTTTAATTTTATGCATAATGATTGGTTTCAAGGGATAAGATATGAACTTGTTTCCACTGTTTTACCATTAGAAGAAGAATTAGGAGCAATGGGCTTAAGTATCATCGTCTTAAAAGCAGATGACATCGTGGGGCGAGATACAAATGGAAATTTTACCTCAAATTTTGAAGCAAAAGACAGTGTTATGAGCCTTAGCTTTGGTCAAAGATGGAATGACAAAATATTAATTGGGGCAACGATTAAAAGGATTAACCTGCATATAGAAAACGAAGGAGGGACACAGTTTGCCTTTGATGCAGGTGGATTATATAAATTTCAGAATACTGATTTAACTCTCGGCGCAGTTGTCCAGAATATTGGTAAGAAGATAAAATTTATTGAAAAAGAGGAGCGATTACCTTTAAATTTCAAACTTGGCATTCTGTATAAGATGTTAGAAAAAAGAGTGTTACTAACATCAGATTTGAGTAAATCTATTGACCGTGCTCTAAAACTCAATCTGGGCACAGAAATAATTATTAATTCAATCACAAAATTCAGGTTTGGGTATAACTCAACTAATGATGCTGACAATGGTTTTACTGCGGGTATAGGACTTAAGATAAAAGATATAATTGAGTTAGATTATGCCTACATCCCTTATGGAGAACTTGGTGATTCTCAACGAATTTCGCTCACCACGAAATTTAAGGTTGAATAA